Proteins from one Catenuloplanes atrovinosus genomic window:
- a CDS encoding M48 family metallopeptidase, translated as MTATLRAALSVVLLAGFYLVALAQLALVAVLLLVASMWVAGQGAVKLALPLITLGVGVAALALGRGLAYRRSRPHGIPVAPERAPELWRVVREIADHAGTRAPDHIRLLPDATVRVAEDVRLLGLRGGVRTLYVGLPLLQIMTVDRARAMLAHELGHFSPPGGVAYRGRLAVTAALPRMPILLRWYAYLYLAADAGATRAQEAAADRLAVTVAGRGAAIAALRDRPVLEAAWSFFFRRYVRPGWEHGYVPDDLYGGFADFVHARADELDDLRSQAADTDRWDTHAPVTERVAALGGLPAGSDPPPGAEEPPAPATVLITDPAGAARALQDATVAEGRRPLAWPEFTAAAGTATLRRDADQVLRETGRTLGRDDAGLSEALDVAATGRFTRGQVESLLLLAAIHAGVAGWRHSWSAPPRLIGRDGSPLKLGEIASLALSESTVDQARKHLVDLGIDAGSAPPLTPRSGAAGAGAVAGLMNVIVNGERSDVVLLNTGLIVVPGVPRLRQREVRPRMHAMLTSIPPERLAAEPGHRFVAYTEFADARLARRVPKTYEITLYDGAALKIRAGGDTEELGPGWSALADATLASRPTTPR; from the coding sequence ATGACCGCCACGCTACGGGCCGCCCTCTCGGTGGTGTTGCTCGCCGGGTTCTACCTGGTCGCGCTGGCGCAGCTCGCTCTCGTCGCGGTCCTGCTCCTCGTCGCGAGCATGTGGGTCGCCGGGCAGGGCGCGGTCAAGCTCGCGCTGCCCCTCATCACTCTCGGCGTCGGTGTCGCCGCGCTGGCGCTGGGGCGCGGCCTGGCGTACCGCCGCTCCCGCCCGCACGGCATCCCGGTCGCGCCGGAGCGCGCGCCCGAGCTGTGGCGCGTGGTCCGGGAGATCGCGGACCACGCCGGCACGCGCGCGCCCGACCACATCCGGCTGCTGCCGGACGCCACCGTGCGGGTCGCGGAGGACGTGCGCCTGCTGGGCCTGCGCGGCGGCGTGCGCACGCTCTACGTCGGACTGCCGCTGCTGCAGATCATGACGGTGGACCGGGCGCGCGCGATGCTGGCGCACGAGCTGGGCCACTTCTCGCCGCCCGGCGGCGTCGCCTACCGGGGGCGGCTCGCGGTCACCGCCGCGTTGCCGCGGATGCCGATCCTCCTGCGCTGGTACGCGTACCTGTACCTGGCGGCCGACGCCGGCGCGACGCGCGCGCAGGAGGCCGCGGCCGACCGGCTCGCGGTCACGGTCGCGGGGCGAGGTGCCGCGATCGCGGCGTTGCGGGACCGGCCGGTGCTGGAGGCGGCGTGGTCATTCTTCTTCCGCCGGTACGTACGGCCGGGCTGGGAGCACGGATACGTTCCCGATGATCTCTACGGCGGGTTCGCGGACTTCGTGCACGCCCGGGCGGACGAACTGGACGACCTGCGGAGCCAGGCGGCGGACACGGACCGCTGGGACACGCATGCGCCGGTGACCGAGCGGGTGGCCGCGCTGGGCGGACTCCCGGCCGGCTCCGATCCCCCGCCCGGCGCCGAGGAGCCGCCGGCGCCGGCCACCGTGCTGATCACGGACCCCGCGGGTGCGGCACGGGCGTTGCAGGACGCCACCGTCGCGGAGGGACGGCGCCCGCTGGCGTGGCCCGAGTTCACCGCGGCCGCCGGTACCGCCACGCTGCGCCGGGACGCCGACCAGGTGCTGCGCGAGACCGGCCGTACGCTGGGCCGCGACGACGCCGGGCTGTCCGAGGCGCTGGACGTGGCCGCCACCGGCCGGTTCACCCGTGGCCAGGTCGAGTCGCTGCTGCTGCTCGCCGCGATCCACGCCGGCGTGGCCGGGTGGCGGCACAGCTGGTCCGCGCCACCCCGCCTGATCGGCCGCGACGGCAGCCCGCTCAAGCTCGGCGAGATCGCGTCGCTGGCGCTGAGTGAGAGCACCGTGGACCAGGCCCGCAAGCACCTCGTCGACCTCGGCATCGACGCCGGCTCCGCCCCGCCGCTGACGCCCCGGTCCGGCGCCGCCGGCGCGGGCGCGGTGGCCGGCCTGATGAACGTGATCGTCAACGGCGAGCGCTCCGACGTGGTCCTGCTGAACACGGGCCTGATCGTCGTGCCCGGCGTCCCCCGCCTGCGGCAGCGGGAGGTGCGCCCGCGCATGCACGCCATGCTGACCTCGATCCCGCCCGAGCGGCTCGCCGCCGAGCCCGGCCACCGGTTCGTCGCGTACACCGAGTTCGCCGACGCGCGCCTGGCCCGTCGCGTCCCGAAGACCTACGAGATAACGCTGTACGACGGCGCCGCCCTCAAGATCCGCGCCGGCGGCGACACCGAGGAACTCGGCCCCGGCTGGTCCGCCCTCGCCGACGCCACCCTCGCCTCCCGCCCGACCACCCCGCGCTGA
- a CDS encoding PHP domain-containing protein — protein sequence MASRDPVADLRRIAFLLEAAHEATFRVKAFRSAANALGALDADEVRQRAENGTLGDLKGVGDVTARCVAESLAGEEPVYLRRLLATEQDDLPVTAVNLRNALRGDCHSHSDWSDGGSPIEEMALAAVEVGHEYLVLTDHSPRLKVARGLTPARLRRQLDHLEKLNAQLPEGFRMLTGIEVDINPDGSLDQEDELLARLDVVVGSVHSELRADEAAMTRRMLKAIANPHLDILGHCTGRRLPTKNNDRAHARTSSRPPSDFDAKRVFAAAAEHGKAVEINCRPDRLDPPKRLLRLAVEAGCLFAIDTDAHAPGQLDWQRYGCERAALCGVPADRVVNTWSADELIEWTGAR from the coding sequence ATGGCTTCTCGTGATCCCGTCGCCGATCTGCGGCGCATCGCGTTCCTGCTGGAGGCGGCGCACGAGGCGACGTTCCGGGTCAAGGCGTTCCGGTCCGCCGCGAACGCGCTGGGTGCGCTCGACGCGGACGAGGTACGGCAGCGCGCCGAGAACGGCACGCTGGGCGACCTCAAGGGCGTGGGCGACGTGACCGCGCGCTGCGTGGCCGAGTCGCTGGCCGGTGAGGAGCCGGTGTATCTGCGCCGGCTGCTCGCCACCGAGCAGGACGACCTGCCGGTGACCGCGGTCAACCTGCGGAACGCGCTGCGCGGCGACTGCCACAGCCACTCCGACTGGTCCGACGGCGGCTCGCCGATCGAGGAGATGGCGCTGGCCGCGGTCGAGGTCGGCCACGAGTACCTGGTGCTGACCGACCACTCACCGCGGCTGAAGGTGGCGCGCGGGCTGACCCCGGCGCGGCTGCGCCGCCAGCTCGACCACCTGGAGAAGCTGAACGCGCAGCTGCCGGAGGGGTTCCGGATGCTGACCGGGATCGAGGTGGACATCAACCCGGACGGCAGCCTGGACCAGGAGGACGAGCTGCTGGCCCGGCTGGACGTGGTGGTCGGCTCCGTGCACAGCGAGCTGCGCGCGGACGAGGCCGCGATGACTCGCCGCATGCTGAAGGCGATCGCCAACCCGCACCTGGACATCCTCGGCCACTGCACCGGCCGGCGGCTGCCCACCAAGAACAACGACCGCGCGCACGCCAGGACCAGCAGCCGCCCGCCGAGCGACTTCGACGCGAAGCGCGTCTTCGCCGCGGCGGCGGAGCACGGCAAGGCCGTCGAGATCAACTGCCGGCCGGACCGGCTGGACCCGCCGAAGCGCCTGCTCCGGCTCGCGGTCGAGGCCGGGTGCCTGTTCGCGATCGACACGGACGCGCACGCGCCCGGCCAGCTGGACTGGCAGCGGTACGGCTGCGAGCGGGCCGCGCTCTGCGGCGTGCCCGCGGACCGCGTGGTGAACACGTGGTCCGCGGACGAGCTCATCGAGTGGACGGGCGCACGCTGA
- a CDS encoding DMT family transporter has protein sequence MTTRSWLPGYLALAAVWGASFLFIGIGVRELHPVYVTLFRVVAGALTLAVVLLLSRDRLPRDPVAWGHLFVIGVFGVTIPFTLFGYGEQRVSSGLAGIWNATTPLLTLPIAALVLRTETLTARRVAGVGVGFLGVLVVLGVWDGVGGAQLSGQLMCLGAAACYGFAIPYQKRFLGHRPDSSASLAAGQLLMATVQLLVAAPLLAGAPPSPLGLSPEVIGSVLALGVFGTGLAFLVNMRNIRVMGASAAASVTYLIPLFAVLLGVLVLDEHISWHQPAGAVIVLAGVAISTLSVRPSTR, from the coding sequence GTGACCACCCGCTCCTGGCTGCCCGGATATCTGGCGCTCGCCGCCGTCTGGGGAGCGAGTTTCCTGTTCATCGGCATCGGCGTGCGCGAGCTGCACCCGGTCTACGTGACGCTCTTCCGGGTCGTGGCCGGCGCGCTGACGCTGGCCGTCGTCCTGTTGCTCAGCCGCGACCGGCTGCCCCGCGATCCGGTCGCCTGGGGGCACCTGTTCGTCATCGGCGTGTTCGGCGTGACGATTCCGTTCACCCTGTTCGGCTACGGCGAGCAGCGCGTCTCGTCCGGTCTGGCCGGCATCTGGAACGCGACCACCCCGCTGCTCACGCTGCCGATCGCGGCGCTGGTGCTGCGCACCGAGACGCTGACCGCGCGCCGGGTCGCCGGGGTCGGCGTCGGGTTCCTCGGCGTGCTGGTGGTGCTCGGCGTCTGGGACGGCGTCGGCGGCGCGCAGCTGTCCGGGCAGCTCATGTGCCTGGGCGCGGCGGCCTGCTACGGCTTCGCGATCCCGTACCAGAAGCGGTTCCTCGGGCACCGGCCCGACTCGTCCGCGTCGCTGGCCGCCGGCCAGCTGCTGATGGCCACCGTCCAACTGCTGGTCGCGGCGCCGCTGCTGGCCGGTGCGCCGCCGTCGCCGCTCGGCCTGTCGCCGGAGGTGATCGGCAGCGTGCTCGCGCTCGGCGTGTTCGGCACCGGCCTGGCGTTCCTGGTCAACATGCGGAACATCCGGGTGATGGGGGCCAGCGCGGCCGCGTCCGTGACGTACCTGATCCCGCTGTTCGCGGTGCTGCTCGGCGTGCTGGTGCTGGACGAGCACATCTCCTGGCACCAGCCGGCCGGCGCGGTGATCGTGCTGGCCGGCGTGGCGATCAGCACGCTCAGCGTGCGCCCGTCCACTCGATGA
- a CDS encoding DUF885 domain-containing protein: MGHIDDLAERYVEEWAPLNPIGATHLGIDGYDDQFDDLTPDGYAAQADLDRRTLAALHATPAGSPDEEVGREAMIERLELNLARYEAGESTSQLNVITSALHEVRGAFDLMPTEGERAIANIAARLNKVPQALEQIRTTLLDAAARGHVSPREQIAEVAKQCDIWTDPAQDDVYRTLVRSLTARGTGLTADLERGAAAATRATAEFGQFLRRELAPHGREKQAAGLERYALASRYFVGAELDLLETYAWGFDELARLEDEMRLVASRIVGPGASIDEAVAALDADPARTIHGKEAFRDWMQALADKAVEELNGTHFDIPEQVLRLECCLAPTSDGGIYYTGPSEDFSRPGRMWWAVPGTITDFSTWHEVTTVYHEGVPGHHLQVGQTTVRADLLNRWRRLMGWTSGYGEGWALYAERLMDELGYLDDPGDKLGMLDGQALRAARVIVDIGMHLELEIPADNPFGFAPGERWTPAHGWEFLRGHCRLPDENLRFELYRYLGWPGQAPSYKVGERFWLQAREDARARKGADFDLRAFHQAGLNLGSIGLDPFRRAMARY; encoded by the coding sequence GTGGGACACATCGACGACCTCGCCGAACGGTACGTCGAGGAATGGGCACCGCTGAACCCGATCGGCGCCACGCACCTCGGTATCGACGGCTATGACGACCAATTCGACGACCTCACCCCGGACGGGTACGCCGCGCAGGCGGACCTCGACCGCCGTACGCTGGCCGCGCTGCACGCCACGCCGGCCGGCTCGCCGGACGAGGAGGTCGGCCGCGAGGCCATGATCGAGCGGCTGGAGCTGAACCTCGCCCGGTACGAGGCCGGCGAGAGCACCAGCCAGCTCAACGTGATCACGAGCGCGCTGCACGAGGTGCGCGGCGCCTTCGACCTGATGCCGACCGAGGGCGAGCGCGCGATCGCGAACATCGCGGCCCGGCTGAACAAGGTGCCGCAGGCGCTGGAGCAGATCAGGACGACGCTGCTGGACGCGGCCGCCCGCGGTCACGTCAGCCCGCGCGAGCAGATCGCCGAGGTCGCCAAGCAGTGCGACATCTGGACCGACCCGGCCCAGGACGACGTGTACCGCACGCTGGTCCGGTCGCTGACCGCCCGCGGCACCGGCCTGACCGCGGACCTGGAGCGCGGTGCCGCCGCGGCCACCCGCGCGACCGCGGAGTTCGGCCAGTTCCTGCGCCGCGAGCTGGCGCCGCACGGCCGGGAGAAGCAGGCCGCCGGCCTGGAGCGGTACGCGCTGGCCTCCCGCTACTTCGTCGGCGCGGAGCTGGACCTGCTGGAGACATACGCCTGGGGCTTCGACGAACTGGCCCGGCTCGAGGACGAGATGCGCCTGGTCGCGAGCCGGATCGTCGGCCCCGGCGCGAGCATCGACGAGGCGGTCGCCGCGCTCGACGCGGACCCGGCCCGGACCATCCACGGCAAGGAGGCGTTCCGCGACTGGATGCAGGCGCTCGCCGACAAGGCCGTGGAGGAGCTGAACGGCACCCACTTCGACATCCCCGAGCAGGTGCTGCGCCTGGAGTGCTGCCTGGCGCCGACCAGCGACGGCGGCATCTATTACACCGGGCCGAGCGAGGACTTCAGCCGCCCGGGCCGGATGTGGTGGGCGGTGCCCGGCACGATCACGGACTTCTCCACCTGGCACGAGGTGACCACGGTCTACCACGAGGGCGTGCCCGGCCATCACCTCCAGGTCGGCCAGACCACGGTCCGCGCGGACCTGCTCAACCGCTGGCGCCGGCTGATGGGCTGGACCTCCGGGTACGGCGAGGGCTGGGCGCTCTACGCGGAGCGGCTGATGGACGAGCTCGGCTACCTCGACGACCCGGGCGACAAGCTGGGCATGCTGGATGGCCAGGCGCTCCGGGCCGCGCGCGTGATCGTGGACATCGGCATGCACCTGGAGCTGGAGATCCCGGCCGACAACCCGTTCGGCTTCGCGCCGGGCGAGCGGTGGACGCCCGCGCACGGCTGGGAGTTCCTGCGCGGCCACTGCCGGCTGCCGGACGAGAACCTGCGCTTCGAGTTGTACCGCTACCTGGGGTGGCCGGGGCAGGCGCCGTCGTACAAGGTCGGCGAGCGGTTCTGGCTCCAGGCGCGGGAGGACGCCCGGGCGCGCAAGGGCGCGGACTTCGACCTGCGCGCGTTCCACCAGGCCGGGCTCAACCTCGGCTCGATCGGCCTGGACCCGTTCCGCCGCGCGATGGCCCGCTACTGA
- a CDS encoding DUF6114 domain-containing protein: MGDLAARAARGWRAFGRWRGTRPFWGGLLLILAGLEMFGSTQGGGINGLSVHVGPSGYLSWLIPGVLATCGLLIWFTPAQHMFYAVIGAITSVFSLMAINLGGFFVGLVLGGLGSALAFGWAPPGPATPAAGDGHADDEAVGSGDETAGVGDTARIGDGGPAAGDDGAVEPTGPKADGDGGPDDTGPAPGAGTADQERPRRYGETPALRPAVAPDAAPSPRSRGRTRWFSVWILIVAAGGAVLPGAGAAHAAACPTASPSASPSASRSPGPIDGLIGDIAGGIGELLGLGGKRSPSPSPSASGDAEEECGGPEPPGAGPGQPDDPGDPGRPGDTGAPGSPVQPGEEPAGEEPREEVKQLGVPEGVPPVAMRPSLLTGSKVEMWNLGMDGIVDMPRVDGTTIKALQFSMTRAYTHDFTLQTPRHQELSPITSSKLGVEGDVRFYATRFTGSLLGIPITLTPESPIPPDGIPIALPYIAFQDPSMELLLATCDTLTGPDLVDVV; encoded by the coding sequence ATGGGAGACCTGGCCGCCCGCGCCGCCAGAGGGTGGCGCGCCTTCGGCCGCTGGCGCGGGACCAGGCCGTTCTGGGGTGGGCTGCTGCTGATCCTGGCCGGGCTGGAGATGTTCGGCTCGACCCAGGGCGGCGGCATCAACGGCCTGTCCGTGCACGTGGGGCCGAGCGGCTATCTGAGCTGGCTGATCCCCGGGGTGCTGGCCACCTGCGGGCTGCTGATCTGGTTCACGCCGGCGCAGCACATGTTCTACGCCGTCATCGGCGCGATCACGTCGGTCTTCTCACTGATGGCGATCAACCTGGGCGGCTTCTTCGTCGGGCTGGTGCTGGGCGGGTTGGGCTCGGCGCTGGCCTTCGGCTGGGCGCCACCGGGGCCGGCGACTCCCGCGGCCGGCGACGGCCACGCTGACGATGAGGCCGTCGGATCCGGTGACGAAACCGCCGGCGTCGGTGACACCGCGCGGATCGGGGACGGCGGACCGGCGGCCGGGGACGACGGCGCCGTGGAGCCGACCGGCCCAAAAGCTGACGGGGACGGCGGCCCCGACGACACCGGCCCGGCGCCCGGGGCCGGAACCGCCGATCAAGAGCGGCCACGACGGTACGGCGAGACTCCCGCGCTGCGACCGGCCGTGGCACCGGATGCCGCACCCTCGCCGCGCTCGCGGGGGCGTACCCGCTGGTTCTCGGTGTGGATTTTGATCGTCGCGGCGGGTGGGGCGGTGTTGCCGGGTGCCGGAGCGGCGCATGCGGCGGCATGCCCGACGGCGTCGCCGAGCGCGTCGCCGTCGGCGAGCCGGTCGCCGGGGCCGATCGACGGACTGATCGGGGACATCGCCGGCGGGATCGGCGAGCTGCTCGGCCTCGGTGGGAAGAGGAGTCCGTCGCCGAGCCCGTCCGCGTCCGGTGACGCGGAGGAGGAGTGCGGCGGCCCGGAGCCGCCCGGTGCCGGTCCCGGGCAGCCGGATGACCCCGGCGATCCCGGCCGCCCCGGAGACACCGGGGCGCCCGGCAGCCCCGTTCAGCCGGGGGAGGAGCCCGCGGGTGAGGAGCCGCGGGAGGAGGTGAAGCAGTTGGGCGTGCCGGAGGGGGTGCCGCCGGTGGCGATGCGGCCGTCGCTGCTGACCGGCAGCAAGGTGGAGATGTGGAACCTGGGCATGGACGGCATCGTGGACATGCCGCGCGTGGACGGCACCACGATCAAGGCGTTGCAGTTCTCGATGACCAGGGCGTACACCCACGACTTCACGCTCCAGACGCCGCGCCACCAGGAGCTGTCGCCGATCACCAGCTCCAAGCTGGGCGTCGAGGGCGACGTCAGGTTCTACGCCACGAGGTTCACCGGGTCGCTGCTCGGCATCCCGATCACGCTGACGCCGGAGTCGCCGATCCCGCCGGACGGAATCCCGATCGCGCTGCCCTACATCGCGTTCCAGGACCCGTCGATGGAGCTGCTGCTCGCCACCTGCGACACGCTCACCGGCCCCGACCTCGTGGACGTGGTGTGA
- a CDS encoding DUF6230 family protein has translation MQERQAKGHVRWRRAAILGVPTVIATGFMVFGMSNGAIAASFSVSGSTFKVAADRLEGDGFAQYGGIATEQGGERHPTAVSAIREAELYNLCQSVNASNPLVGRVILTINAGGGDNPATASNLVLDVDELEGDATFTNIEIGRDASTLNKGGDGAKGQPGLFGQQADHVTINNLRQVAWTTTAGTFALTGLRLKVNVGDDAKECF, from the coding sequence GTGCAGGAGAGACAGGCGAAAGGACACGTGCGCTGGCGCCGGGCCGCGATCCTCGGCGTACCCACGGTGATCGCCACCGGATTCATGGTCTTCGGCATGTCCAACGGCGCGATCGCGGCGTCGTTCTCGGTCTCCGGCAGCACCTTCAAGGTGGCCGCGGACCGGCTGGAGGGCGACGGGTTCGCCCAGTACGGCGGCATCGCGACCGAGCAGGGCGGCGAGCGGCACCCGACCGCGGTCTCCGCGATCCGCGAGGCCGAGCTGTACAACCTGTGCCAGTCCGTCAACGCGTCGAACCCGCTGGTCGGCCGCGTGATCCTGACCATCAACGCGGGCGGCGGCGACAACCCGGCCACGGCCAGCAACCTGGTCCTCGACGTGGACGAGCTCGAGGGCGACGCCACGTTCACCAACATCGAGATCGGCCGGGACGCGTCCACGCTGAACAAGGGCGGCGACGGCGCGAAGGGCCAGCCGGGGCTGTTCGGCCAGCAGGCCGACCACGTCACGATCAACAACCTCCGGCAGGTCGCGTGGACCACCACGGCCGGCACGTTCGCGCTCACCGGCCTGCGGCTCAAGGTCAACGTCGGCGACGACGCCAAGGAGTGCTTCTGA
- a CDS encoding hemolysin family protein, with protein sequence MQELWTQLALVGVLVVLNAAFAGSEMALVSLRESQVQRLEREGGAAGRVLARLSKDPNRFLATIQIGITLAGFLASAAAAVSLAQPLVPLLSPLGGAAEPVSIVLVTLALTFVTLVFGELAPKRIAMQRAEGWALAVARPLNLLASVSRPAVWALGATTDLVVRAFGIDPSEEREEISPDELRDIVAGHRGFTVEQQTIISGAVEIAERQLRAVLVPRLRVFTLDSGTTAEAARLVLAASGHSRAPVVRHSMLDDVVGVVHLRDLIGVPDERTVDDCARPPMLLPDSLLISDALRQFKAERQHIALVVDERGAIDGIVTLEDVLEEIVGEIYDETDRDVQSVRTEPDGTLSLPGTFPVHDLPDIGVELDERPPGDYTTVAGMMLTLLGHIPTVAGETVTVDGWEAGVTSVDHHAITGVSLRRLPDGALAEGEEQPAEAR encoded by the coding sequence GTGCAGGAGCTATGGACACAGCTCGCGCTGGTCGGCGTGCTGGTCGTGCTCAACGCGGCGTTCGCGGGAAGCGAGATGGCGCTGGTCTCCCTGCGGGAGAGCCAGGTGCAGCGGCTGGAGCGGGAGGGTGGCGCCGCCGGCCGGGTGCTGGCCCGGCTGTCGAAGGATCCGAACCGGTTCCTCGCCACCATCCAGATCGGCATCACGCTGGCCGGCTTCCTCGCGTCCGCGGCCGCGGCGGTGTCGCTGGCCCAGCCGCTGGTGCCGCTGCTCAGCCCGCTCGGCGGCGCGGCCGAGCCGGTGTCGATCGTGCTGGTCACGCTGGCGCTCACGTTCGTCACGCTCGTCTTCGGCGAGCTGGCGCCGAAGCGGATCGCGATGCAGCGCGCGGAGGGCTGGGCGCTCGCGGTCGCCCGCCCGCTGAACCTGCTCGCCTCGGTCTCCCGGCCCGCCGTGTGGGCGCTCGGTGCCACCACGGACCTGGTGGTGCGCGCGTTCGGCATCGACCCGTCCGAGGAGCGCGAGGAGATCAGCCCGGACGAGTTGCGCGACATCGTCGCCGGTCACCGCGGGTTCACGGTCGAGCAGCAGACCATCATCAGCGGTGCGGTGGAGATCGCGGAGCGGCAGTTGCGCGCGGTGCTGGTGCCGCGGCTGCGGGTCTTCACGCTCGACTCGGGCACCACGGCGGAGGCCGCGCGCCTGGTGCTGGCCGCCTCCGGCCACTCGCGCGCGCCGGTGGTCCGGCACAGCATGCTCGACGACGTGGTCGGCGTGGTGCACCTGCGGGACCTGATCGGCGTGCCGGACGAGCGCACGGTCGACGACTGCGCGCGCCCGCCGATGCTGCTGCCCGACTCGCTGCTGATCTCCGACGCGCTACGCCAGTTCAAGGCGGAGCGGCAGCACATAGCGCTGGTGGTGGACGAGCGCGGCGCGATCGACGGGATCGTCACGCTGGAGGACGTGCTCGAGGAGATCGTCGGCGAGATCTACGACGAGACGGACCGGGACGTGCAGTCGGTGCGGACCGAGCCGGACGGCACACTGTCGCTGCCCGGCACGTTCCCGGTGCACGACCTGCCGGACATCGGCGTGGAGCTGGACGAGCGGCCGCCCGGCGACTACACGACCGTGGCCGGCATGATGCTGACGCTGCTGGGCCACATCCCGACCGTGGCGGGCGAGACGGTCACGGTCGACGGCTGGGAGGCGGGCGTGACGTCGGTGGACCACCACGCGATCACCGGCGTGAGCCTGCGGAGGCTGCCGGACGGCGCGCTCGCCGAGGGCGAGGAGCAGCCGGCCGAGGCGCGCTAG
- a CDS encoding DUF742 domain-containing protein, with amino-acid sequence MTGPQHDDGSAGLPRIRPYLRAAPASGPSWNTSTGFRPFVLTAGRVRAAGDAADIGLETHVVARWGEPTDALSPEEREIVRLCVESLSVVELSARLGLHLGVTMVLVGDLAAAGHLAVHETGEPDGPTEETMTRVADGLRSL; translated from the coding sequence GTGACCGGGCCGCAGCACGACGACGGGTCCGCGGGGCTGCCGCGGATCCGGCCGTACCTGCGCGCCGCGCCCGCGTCGGGACCGTCCTGGAACACGTCCACCGGGTTCCGGCCGTTCGTGCTGACCGCCGGGCGGGTCCGCGCGGCCGGCGACGCCGCGGACATCGGGCTGGAGACGCACGTGGTGGCGCGCTGGGGCGAGCCGACGGACGCGCTCTCCCCGGAGGAGCGGGAGATCGTCCGGCTCTGCGTGGAGTCGCTGTCCGTGGTCGAGCTGAGCGCGCGGCTCGGGCTGCACCTCGGCGTGACCATGGTGCTGGTCGGTGACCTGGCCGCGGCCGGGCACCTGGCCGTGCACGAGACCGGGGAGCCGGACGGGCCGACCGAGGAGACCATGACCAGGGTGGCGGACGGCCTGCGCTCGCTCTGA
- a CDS encoding roadblock/LC7 domain-containing protein, with amino-acid sequence MSTEAKTFNWLLDTFASGTAGVIQAIAVSSDGLLMAMTSAQDRAASERLAAVVAGLTSLAAGAASCYPLGGLNRVILDMDEGYLLVTSISEGSVLGVIAERSANLGTLAYEMTLFANKAGDALTPKLINELKSHVRT; translated from the coding sequence ATGAGCACCGAGGCAAAGACCTTCAACTGGCTGCTGGACACGTTCGCCTCCGGCACCGCGGGCGTGATCCAGGCGATCGCCGTGTCCTCCGACGGCCTGCTGATGGCCATGACCAGCGCCCAGGACCGGGCGGCGTCCGAGCGGCTGGCCGCCGTCGTCGCCGGGCTGACCAGCCTGGCCGCGGGTGCGGCGAGCTGCTACCCGCTCGGCGGGCTGAACCGGGTCATCCTGGACATGGACGAGGGATACCTGCTGGTGACGTCGATCAGCGAGGGCTCGGTGCTCGGCGTGATCGCCGAGCGCTCCGCGAACCTGGGCACGCTCGCCTACGAGATGACGCTGTTCGCCAACAAGGCGGGCGACGCGCTCACGCCGAAGCTGATCAACGAGCTGAAGAGTCACGTTCGGACGTGA